ctagcaatgtgccctagctcagtacaaaaggtgactaagatgaggaactcctccaacatggtccttctcactttttttgggtccacccttcctgaccgtgttaatatcggtcctatcaaccttagggtgaggcgctttgtttctcgccctcttcagtgcttctcatgctatgggtacggtcacgggaaaagctcgtgtaaggaagcttcccgatgtggtaattgctctgcactcgactcgcattcagaggagcattgcaatggtgcagcttattgttttcattgtcgtgatgctcaccaggtacgttccaggcaatgccccaggtatcgcctggagcaggacattctacagcttgccaatagtcagtttatcagcctcggtagcgcccgccgtgaactcctgtaccgccagaaggatggtactggtgcgacatcctatgcttcattggccgctcgctcttcggctgagtctgccggtccgaagacaactcctcctgctacctctcgctctgttggggcgggtggtactgtttatctggctaacaggtttgccattttggctgatgactcggttgagtcatctcttagaagtgacgagaaaatacggacttgaacaaagtcacccatgtagtagatgtccatttgccacctgtatctcctaagcctttcaagggtctaactaagcggcaccgcggctctgcggagtcgttagatttagctcagcataagcagtctaagttttctcccggtgcttataatcgtgagtcctccagggaccgctctgctagggtagctccagtagtttctgtccagccttctgtgacgccctccgtctcagatcgggcttcttatgatgaggacggtctgagcatggagacgtccgatgatattgtcatagccgtccctcgtggaccaactgtatcggaaagtgcagtcctgcctgatcctcgtcctccgaggaccagtaaaagtgatgatagttcgcatcacccaccgataagccgaaaggctgaggtccaacgacccggcacacctcaattcccggtgtcttctcgtcgtttgattatttctagtcaggtcagtcacgggcagcctcaaaaggctcgctcgtccactgcacccaaatagtcgtcttcaagcttctacaatggaactgtagaggccttcgcgcctcgtggggggaactccgagctttgctgtcggagttctctccagcctgtgtagctctacaagagactatgataggtgatagtacttattctagtcctcctggctatcgtgcctttttaacactcctttcctgaccagggccaccacggtggcacagctattctagtccgtcaggatatacctgttatcccggtacaacttaactctcccttcaggtggttgctgttaaggtctttatgggacgactgtacaccatctgcagtttatatctcctcctcggcttcctgtctccaggggtgagcttgacggcctggtgcgtcagctgactccgccttttctttgttgggagattttaacggccgtcacccattgtgggatgaaggtgctagtaatcctcgtggggttttaatcggttcttttattgaggatgagggattggagattttaaattctggggatgttacacatttccacagtcctactgggacttttacagctatcgatctttctctttgtacatctaattctttccttgattttaattggcgagtcctaccggatttacacggtagtgaccactttccgattttattgcaatctgtgaaatctgagccacagtcccggccaccacgctgggttttagacaaggcagattggcgtcgattcacagaccttagctcttttattcgtccgctggctgacttttctacttgtgctgaggctgttgattattttactgatttttatttctttagcccttcagacaatccctaggacgtcaggtcgctttactaagcgtcccgttccttggtggaacgcagcatgcactgcagcggtaaagagaaacgggcagctttctctcgtctccggcgacatcgtggggacccgcagtgcctggaagcttttcggcgatgccgagctcgggcccgccgcattttgaaagaggcacaaagagcctcgtggaaagcctatgtctcttccataaacgtccgcacccctcttacggatgtcttcaacaaagtccgccgaattgctgggaagtattctgctccttccccaccaattttgttgtctgctgggcgaacggtggcagaccctaggaatgtcgctgacctcttcgcggagcactttgccagtgtttcccagaggcatcctgcagctccgggcgcacgtcaccgccagagaatggaatctctcggcataaacttttcttccgctggaggggagtcttataatgtccctttctctgcttccgagttgcggactgctttgtcccagtgtcacgactcttctcctgggccagatgatataccttatgccttcttgcgccacatgtctgacactgcttttaactttcttttaaatctttataatatgatttggcataccggtgactttccatcttcttgggctgtggcagtggttctcccatttccgaagcctgggaaagataatctccaggctacgaactaccgtcctatatctttaacgtcctgtatttgcaaagtgttagaaaagatggtaaatataagactcatgtggtatttggagagggggaagtacttgtcaccggtacagtacggcttccgaaagatgaggtctactactgatgctcttttatccctagagtcttccatttgtgaggccttcgctaatcaccaccatcaagtaacagtcttttttgacctggagaaggcctacgacacggcttggtgtcatggcattttacagtctttgtttaattttggccttcgtggccaccttcctatttttatccagcagtttttatccagacgttttttacgggttcgagttgggagtgttctctccgatgctacagctttaaatgacggtgtcccacagggaagtattcttagtgttacgctattcgcagttgcaataaatggtgttatagatactctaccggatggcattcacagttctttatatgtggacgacttgtgcatctcttttgctgcttctaggatgtcactgattgagcgcaagctccaactggcgatcaatagggtgtccagttgggccaacatgaacggttttcgattctccacctcgaagaccgtagccatgcattttgtcgcaaccgtggtgtccatccagacccggatttatacctcgccaatagacgcctctcatgcgtggaggcgactcgatatcttggccttttatttgacaaccgtctcacctgggttccccattttcgctctcttaaggcgtcttgtcggcaggcactatcccttcttcgggttttaagtcatacctcttggggtgcggacagggacacgttgctgttgcttcaccgtacactcatacttccgaagctggaatacggctgtgagatctactcatccgcaacagatgcacgactacgctcgcttgaccccgtgcatcatgctggggtccgcttggctacgggtgcatttcggacatctccaatacctagccttctagtggatgctggtttctggccgctcgacctccggcgccagtcttcgatgctccggtgttggtttcgcacccaccgtctgcctgattttgtcccctgtgtgtcaatgttgcgggactcgcgctcgcaggcgtatgtcactcgaccgagtctccctaaaccttttggcctacgtgttgcaaatctcatggcagagttatctatcgaccccactcctgtgtactctttccgtctcccgcgagttggttattggcagcttcctgttatctcattatgccctgccatggatggcaagaaggattttctgccagctctgtcccacacacggtttttagaacacttttttatgcattctgatgatatccctgtttttactgatggctccaaatccgactcaggcgttggatttagtgtggttttcccctctttttatcggtctggcagccttccttcagtggcgtccgttttactgcggagctgtctgccatagtcctagctttacaaataatttttactctaccggtttcgtcttttacaatttttagtgactgtcgcagtgctcttacttctctctcttgcactatatcctttaaccctttggttttatcagccctggagtggctataccttcttacacaacgaggatatcgtgttgggttctgttgggttcctggtcacgttggtgttccagggaatgaacacgcagatcgcctcgctaaagaggcagcaagtcgcgctccatctcctgcgtctgttccgtttcgagatgtctttcctctaattcgtgaggcagttgcagcaatctggcagaggagatggctaacgggggtcgcaacctcgaaaatgggagagatcactatttcctctatccctcactggacatacacccatgttcgagatcgacgtttacagactttattggcgcgactgcgtataggtcacacgtaccttacacagaggtacctgttgaccagggaccctcaaccttactgtgatgactgcctggtgccgcttaccgtgcggcacctattggtagagtgccctagtttgatagagttacgacaccgctacctctaccgctgtcgcggtagagatagcggtgtctattatatctcaaaggtccttggaccaaagtgtctggcccaaggccatgacgtttttagatttttgggagaagctggccttctcccaaagctgtgatttttatttaattttaatatatgtattttaatggtttatgtatattattgttttttttttttttttttttttttttagctatggTATtggttttaattgcttttagttgtttttatcaacaattttgtctttttacattattgtagaggcgccatatgaccgtagatgttgcggcgcctaaaattaaaatccatccatccatccgccCTGCCCAGTTCTGGTCTAGATAATTTCAGGAGGTGTTGCGAACTTACCAGTTATagtctgaccgggcttaatttacggctgTGGTGGGGCGAGGGTAACTCTACAGTGCTGCCACGTTTCCCCAAAATGCGTtatgaaatggaagttatttttGTACAAGGCATtgcaaataccatcaattcagatatataaaatttcgacttgtgtatatagatggctgaatcaacagtaaccatcatacgcataaaaaaaaaaaaaactgtatagtaccatacaaacatggcatacatattcaacagtgttgctgatatcaactgtagtaacttatattggtacttagcgtatgtttagggtgtgtaataacatcagcgttacagatataagataatgagcatggaaaaaagaaataatctattatccaaagtaaaaaaaaagaaaaattgtagaagtcttgtgagtggcggcaatattgatgaacccagcctcactttgtagtaccagatgttgctataattataagctaaaatgctcacatttactggcttttacagtaatttcaagacataatcgcattcataattcgtaagccaagctaatgtgtagtttctatttttacaaaatagtaggtacaTGTCAacacctaagtgaaaaaaaacaaaaaaaacattgcgagcggcaactcttccacacccagctggtggccttgacacattgctggtggcgacgtgactgacctcgtgccactcacttCCTTATTGTTCTTTGCACAGACAGTATGGCAGCCCATTCAACCCATTCCTCACATTTACACAGCCAGGCTAAAGAAATGGTCTTCCATGTAAGGCAATATtttcaagaggagaaggataagagagCTGTTCTCCATGGCCTGTCAAAGGTTGTGTCTCGCACTGCTGCAGCAACGAAGCTTAGCGAGAGCAGTAGAAAAATTTCGAAAGTagcaagagaaaatgaagaaaatcaacGTCCCCAGTTTAACTCACCCAAGAAGAGGAAACGTGCAACACCGGTCTCTGATTTCTTTGATAACTTCAATGAAGGAGTCTTGCGAAGGACAGTACTCGGTTttacgagaggaaggaaattccCACCCTGGACAAGATTTATGCAGCTTTTAAATCCGATCTCTCGTATTGTGGCAGCCGTGAAATATTAAGaacagtactgaagagaatCGGGTTTCGATATGGAAAGGTTGATGGACGAAGATTCTTAATGGTAAAAGATGATGTCACACATGCAAGGTTGATTTTCTTGCACGAAATGAAGAAACACAGAAGTTCAGGGAAAAGTATCGTGTACTTGGATGAAACCTGGATTAACCAAAATTACTCAATGTCCAAATGCTGGGTAGACAGCACGGCAGAGAAGGTCatgggagtgagagaagggtTCCCGCTTGATTTTGCTTCACGCAGGAACGAGAGATGGATTTGTCCCTGGAGCAACCCTCGTTTTCCAAGCAAAGAATGTTGGTGATTACAATGAGCAAATGAATGCGGACACCTTTGAGAAGTGATTTAAGCCTCAACTACTGCCCAACATTCCATCCTCTTCAGTCATAGTGATGGATAATGCATCCTATCACTCAAGGAAAGTGGATAAGCCACCAACTACTGCAAACAAGAAAGCAGAGATCCAAGAATGGCTGGAAAAGAAGGGTGTTGCAGTGCCAGACGGTCTACTTAAGACTCAACTCCTGCATCTTGTCACTCGCCACACTGCAGCCGCTGACACACAATATGTCATTGATAAGACTGCCTCAGAACATGGGCATAAGGTTGTACGCTTACCCCCATACCACTGCAACTATAACCCAATAGAACTGATTTGGGCACAGGTTAAAGGGTATGTGGCAAAGAGAAACACCTTTAAGATTGCAAACCTGAAGCCACTCGTCCAGGAGAGTCTCAACAGCATCACGGCAGACAACTGGAAAAATGCTGTGAGACACTGAGGGATTACAAGTGAATGATGAACAGAGAGATATGGTGATTGACCATTATCTCGATTCGTTCACAATCACTTTCTCATCTGATGAAGAGTCGTCATAACTCTTTTATGATATACAGAGGAAAAGGACTACTGGGGACACCTCCTTAAAAAAAACGCACAAGACAAATATCTcgtgggtggtgtggaaaaactgtcaaatttaatatatatatatatatatatatatatatatatatatatatatatatatatatatatatatatatatatatatatacaattataaatgacatactaaaaaatcaaaggtaagcagagagagagagagagagagtgtaacagtagtgaaaacgtggcaatactgtacagagacgctcgccccccatggtcgtaaattaaggctggtcagactatagttgTGAACTCGCTGAaggtttccctttgtgtctcacaattcAAGGGatcagtcacagcctaccctctaaagaaaTCTCTCCCTTTTCACACAAAATTACAAGCACttattataaacacacacacacacacacacacatacacttggctgtctcgtcagagactgcagcagatcaaacaaacaaacaaacttcaCTTAGAATTTTAAAATGGtaactccaaatccagcctcggagtctccTGGGTAGGGGACCATGAAATTTAATGTCCCCATGTCGGACTGCTCTTTCGGTATCGACCATGAATatcccctcaactttttcttcattaattcgtgcaacatttgcggtcttagatctaattttcaatcagtAGAACACCATGTCTACCGTATtaaatctcattttcttttcctcaccgaaacatagctgtctgaagcaactgacagtaatcccttctctgttccgtcctactttctctatcttcattttctttgcaaAGCTGGATATTGCAAATGTGCATGCGCAACGACTTGATTTGCTcccgtgcccacgctcttgaatcttccgagttttccaccatctggcttcgacttaaaAGTCACTCACTAACTAGATTTATCTGTGTtgcctatctctcccctaactcctctgactatagtaaattccttgactatttaacttccaaagtggagcacattctgtccctctatcctttggcaaagatctccatccttggagattttaaTGTTCATCAGCAACTTTGGCTTtactttcccttcactgaccatcctggtgaactagccttcaactttgctatcctccatgacctaggtGCTAGAataactggtgcaacaccctactcccattcctgaccgtcttggagatacgcccaacattttttaccttttccttaacactaatccttctgcttatgctgttaccctcgCTTCTCCATTGCAaccctccgatcacaatctcatatctatatcttatcttatctctctaAGCTCTTCAGGATCCGCAAaggcggaggtgcttctggcgtttagcctctgccagttggggggtaCTTAAGGAAGTATTATGATGATTTTCCGTGGAATAATtattgtttccatgtcagagacccatctctgttaGCTAaaagcataacagaggtgataatgTCTGCTGACAtgaaggcgtacattcctcattcttttcctcaatccaaaccttctaaaccttggtttaataaAATCTGTTCTCGTGTTACACATGACAgaaaggttgcccacaaaaggtacctGAGTCTTCCATCACctaaatctcatgcactttatatttcggccaggaatcatgccaagtctgttcttcaacttgccaaacactcataaacagaaaatgtcaaaatctttcaaactcaaactcccctcaagacttctggcatctgaaCAAAAACATATCCTCCAATAACGTCAATTCttaatctttccctcctttatttcatcctgatggcaccactgtcatctcatctgtctctaaagctgaattcttctgtcaaacctttgctaaaaactctacCTTAGATGATTCTGGACTCgtccctcccactcttccttcctctgacaATTTTATGTCATCaatattaaaattcttcgtaatgatgttttcgaTAATTTAaactctcggaaggcttatggacctgatggggtccctcgcTGGGCCAAATTTTTCCAACTCTGTTTATTGatttctgcctttccttcttgctggaagtttgtctacattcaACTTGTTCCTAAAATatgtgactgttctaatccctcaaactaccgccttATTGCTttaattattctcttccttgtctaaagttttttttttaaatctatcctcaataggaagatttttaaacatctgtcacttcacaatcttccatctgatcgccagtatggcttccatcagaaccactctactggtgatctggctttccctACTGAGTCATGTTTATCCTCTTTTAGTGATTTTTGTGAAAGTTTTGTAATTGCGTTAGAcataaaaagcttttgatagagtctgccacaaagttttgatttcaaaactaccctcctacggcttctatcctactctctgcaactttatctcaagtatCCTCTCCAACCGTTTTATtcctgctgtggtagacggccactgttcttcaaaatctattaacagtgatgTTCGTCAGGATTCTGTCCTTTCTCTCAATctattcctattattcattaataataTTCTTAACCAAACTACTTGACCTATCCACtattacgctgatgataccaccctacaactttccacgtcttttctgAAACGaccaactcttcaggaagtcaatagatcatgcagggactccacagaacacctgaccaTGCagatcattcttttatttttgattGCGGgcagaggatatatatatatatatatatatatatatatatatatatatatatatatatatatatatatatatatatatatatatatatatactatatggGGAATGGTGACTGAGTggggttttttttgttgttgttcctgttgttgttgccc
The sequence above is drawn from the Portunus trituberculatus isolate SZX2019 chromosome 41, ASM1759143v1, whole genome shotgun sequence genome and encodes:
- the LOC123516652 gene encoding uncharacterized protein LOC123516652 is translated as MKKHRSSGKSIVYLDETWINQNYSMSKCWVDSTAEKVMGVREGFPLDFASRRNERWICPWSNPRFPSKEFIVMDNASYHSRKVDKPPTTANKKAEIQEWLEKKGVAVPDGLLKTQLLHLVTRHTAAADTQYVIDKTASEHGHKVVRLPPYHCNYNPIELIWAQVKGYVAKRNTFKIANLKPLVQESLNSITADNWKNAVRH